From the genome of Anopheles funestus chromosome 2RL, idAnoFuneDA-416_04, whole genome shotgun sequence:
AGAATGGGTGTTCGCGTAAGAAGAAGCTGTTTGGACTGTGGCAAAAGACGACACAGACTGGCAGTTCGGGCGCTACACTAGTTGTACACAACAGCATCAAAGCATTCAAATTCCCCGACCGCATGCAGGTGTTCCTTAAGTGTGATATTGAAATTTGTCGCGGCGGTTGTGGACCGCAGGTATGTGCTGAAGAGAATCTTATTAGCACCGTCGAAACTACTACCAGACGTCTAACGCCAACGCGTGGACGACCAACACCAACTACATCGTTAGCTCCGGCCGTTCCAACACGTGGTCGTCGCCCACCGGTAACGCCTGCTCCACCTCAACCACAATACACGGTTCCGGTAACTCAGCCTCCACGGCGTGGTACACGTCCTCCACGCCCGGTGGAAACAACACCACCGACGGCTTCACCAAGACGCACGCGTCCACCAAATACACGTGCGCCTGTGGTGGTACAAACGACGGAATTTACATGTTTGCCTGGTTCAACAGACGATCGCTGCAACGACGTGATCGTCACGCAACGTCCGGACTGTTCCAGTGGATCTCGCGATCCACGCTGTCGCTCTCGTGGCACACGGCCGACACAAACCACGCCCCCAACGACACCGGCACCGCTCCGATGTTTCCCCGGTTCGACGGATCCCCGTTGCCCAACCACTTTCCGACCTTCGGTACGACCAACAAGACCAGTACCGTCTCCTGCAGCGCCGCGATTCTCAACCACAACTGAAGAGGATGATGACAGTGTACCAAACTGTCTGCTACGATCCAACGATCCACGCTGTGAGGAAGTATCCATCTTCTTACCGGTGATTCCAGGGGACCAGGTTACAACGAAGACACCGATTGTACCAACTGTACCATCGGTAACGCCCAGCACAGCTTTAAATTGTTTCCCAGGCTCAAACGATCCACGTTGTAGAACGCCCGTACTCCGTTGTCCGCCGGGAACGTCAGATCCCCGTTGTCCAGGATTCGTGCGTCCACAGGAACCGAAGGATACAGCTACATATTTACCACCAGTTGACAAACCTAACTGCTATCCAGGTTCAGCAGACCCACGTTGTCCTCAAACGACTGCTGCTCCACGATGCTATCCAGGATCAAACGATCCTCGCTGTCCTACGACACCAAGGCCGACACCAACCACACAACCGCCATTGCGTTGCTACCCTGGTTCTACGGATCCTCGGTGTCCACAGACTACTCCTCGAGCAATTCCAACAACGACACCTGCTCCGGTTTGTTATCCGGGCTCAAATGATCCCCGTTGTCCGAAACCAACACCCACGACTCAGCCACCTTTACGATGCTATCCAGGGTCGACCGATCCTCGATGTCCTCAAACTACCCCTCGCCCAGTGCCTACAACTACACCAGCCCTACGCTGCTACCCAGGATCGAACGATCCTAGATGCCCAACCACTCCTAGACCACCACCAACTACTCAGCCACCACTTCGGTGTTACCCAGGATCGACCGATCTTCGTTGCCCGCAAACTACTACACGGCCTGCGCCAACAACCACACCAGCTCCAGTTTGCTATCCGGGATCCACTGATCCACGATGCCCTCAAACTACTACACGTCCTGTTCCCACAACAACTCCTGCGCCACGTTGCTATCCAGGATCTAATGATCCTCGATGCCCAACAACTCCTAGACCAACACCAACTACTCAGCCACCACTACGCTGCTACCCGGGATCGACCGATCTTCGCTGTCCTCAAACCACTCCTCGGCCCGTGCCAACGACCACACCAACTCCGGTCTGCTATCCAGGTTCAACAGATCCCCGTTGTCCGAAACCAACACCCACAACCCAGCCGCCTCTGCGATGCTATCCTGGATCAACCGATCTTCGTTGTCCACAAACCACTACTCGTCCAGTGCCAACAACTACACCAGCTCCAGTTTGCTATCCGGGATCGACTGATCCACGATGCCCTCAAACTACTACACGCCCTGTTCCCACAACAACTCCTGCGCCACGTTGCTATCCGGGATCTAATGATCCTCGATGCCCAACAACTCCTAGACCAACACCAACTACTCAGCCACCACTACGCTGCTATCCAGGATCGACCGATCTTCGCTGTCCGCAAACCACTCCTCGGCCCGTGCCAACAACCACACCAGCTCCAGTCTGCTATCCA
Proteins encoded in this window:
- the LOC125763860 gene encoding mucin-2 isoform X4 is translated as MLVFRAVGLLLLFQTSCTVAQLFGDSQNALAPVSGRRNVLRQGDGAVSHDHTHIETIDVKCDQRNGMLVTVQFEDDFRGVIYSQGYHNDPKCRYVQANQGGKQFTFTVPYDRCGSKPSCAVCASVDNVLVIQTDEEVQEAWDTARRISCSQSEQQQNTIIFKPFVVDQLEVVNVPTSTGGVECWMDIQRGVYPSISPIPSIIKIGEALSVLVYLRDPKGEYDVSVKDCYAFDSPDYDAATTARLQLSDKNGCSRKKKLFGLWQKTTQTGSSGATLVVHNSIKAFKFPDRMQVFLKCDIEICRGGCGPQVCAEENLISTVETTTRRLTPTRGRPTPTTSLAPAVPTRGRRPPVTPAPPQPQYTVPVTQPPRRGTRPPRPVETTPPTASPRRTRPPNTRAPVVVQTTEFTCLPGSTDDRCNDVIVTQRPDCSSGSRDPRCRSRGTRPTQTTPPTTPAPLRCFPGSTDPRCPTTFRPSVRPTRPVPSPAAPRFSTTTEEDDDSVPNCLLRSNDPRCEEVSIFLPVIPGDQVTTKTPIVPTVPSVTPSTALNCFPGSNDPRCRTPVLRCPPGTSDPRCPGFVRPQEPKDTATYLPPVDKPNCYPGSADPRCPQTTAAPRCYPGSNDPRCPTTPRPTPTTQPPLRCYPGSTDPRCPQTTPRAIPTTTPAPVCYPGSNDPRCPKPTPTTQPPLRCYPGSTDPRCPQTTPRPVPTTTPALRCYPGSNDPRCPTTPRPPPTTQPPLRCYPGSTDLRCPQTTTRPAPTTTPAPVCYPGSTDPRCPQTTTRPVPTTTPAPRCYPGSNDPRCPTTPRPTPTTQPPLRCYPGSTDLRCPQTTPRPVPTTTPTPVCYPGSTDPRCPKPTPTTQPPLRCYPGSTDLRCPQTTTRPVPTTTPAPVCYPGSTDPRCPQTTTRPVPTTTPAPRCYPGSNDPRCPTTPRPTPTTQPPLRCYPGSTDLRCPQTTPRPVPTTTPAPVCYPGSTDPRCPKPTPTTQPPLRCYPGSTDLRCPQTTTRPVPTTTPAPRCYPGSNDPRCPTTPRPTPTTQPPLRCYPGSTDLRCPQTTTRPVPTTTPAPRCYPGSNDPRCPTTPRPPPTTQPPLRCYPGSTDLRCPQTTPRPVPTTTPAPRCFPGSTDPRCPTTPRPTLPPTQPPLRCYPGSNDLRCPQTTPRFVPTTRQPCYPGSPDPACPRPFVTTTPSSCYPGSPDPNCPQPYRPSSTNPPATYLPPFPAESGARSARHLSPETLNDINALADSTNTDVAAVGSVAVETEGASDSSSLASTTRAKRDTNLVNDLDGEPAKEIISITLNIKGYQFEQDS
- the LOC125763860 gene encoding proteoglycan 4 isoform X3, with protein sequence MLVFRAVGLLLLFQTSCTVAQLFGDSQNALAPVSGRRNVLRQGDGAVSHDHTHIETIDVKCDQRNGMLVTVQFEDDFRGVIYSQGYHNDPKCRYVQANQGGKQFTFTVPYDRCGSKPSCAVCASVDNVLVIQTDEEVQEAWDTARRISCSQSEQQQNTIIFKPFVVDQLEVVNVPTSTGGVECWMDIQRGVYPSISPIPSIIKIGEALSVLVYLRDPKGEYDVSVKDCYAFDSPDYDAATTARLQLSDKNGCSRKKKLFGLWQKTTQTGSSGATLVVHNSIKAFKFPDRMQVFLKCDIEICRGGCGPQVCAEENLISTVETTTRRLTPTRGRPTPTTSLAPAVPTRGRRPPVTPAPPQPQYTVPVTQPPRRGTRPPRPVETTPPTASPRRTRPPNTRAPVVVQTTEFTCLPGSTDDRCNDVIVTQRPDCSSGSRDPRCRSRGTRPTQTTPPTTPAPLRCFPGSTDPRCPTTFRPSVRPTRPVPSPAAPRFSTTTEEDDDSVPNCLLRSNDPRCEEVSIFLPVIPGDQVTTKTPIVPTVPSVTPSTALNCFPGSNDPRCRTPVLRCPPGTSDPRCPGFVRPQEPKDTATYLPPVDKPNCYPGSADPRCPQTTAAPRCYPGSNDPRCPTTPRPTPTTQPPLRCYPGSTDPRCPQTTPRAIPTTTPAPVCYPGSNDPRCPKPTPTTQPPLRCYPGSTDPRCPQTTPRPVPTTTPALRCYPGSNDPRCPTTPRPPPTTQPPLRCYPGSTDLRCPQTTTRPAPTTTPAPVCYPGSTDPRCPQTTTRPVPTTTPAPRCYPGSNDPRCPTTPRPTPTTQPPLRCYPGSTDLRCPQTTPRPVPTTTPTPVCYPGSTDPRCPKPTPTTQPPLRCYPGSTDLRCPQTTTRPVPTTTPAPVCYPGSTDPRCPQTTTRPVPTTTPAPRCYPGSNDPRCPTTPRPTPTTQPPLRCYPGSTDLRCPQTTPRPVPTTTPAPVCYPGSTDPRCPKPTPTTQPPLRCYPGSTDLRCPQTTTRPVPTTTPAPVCYPGSTDPRCPQTTTRPVPTTTPAPRCYPGSNDPRCPTTPRPPPTTQPPLRCYPGSTDLRCPQTTPRPVPTTTPAPVCYPGSTDPRCPKPTPTTQPPLRCYPGSTDLRCPQTTTRPAPTTTPAPRCYPGSNDPRCPTTPRPTPTTQPPLRCYPGSTDLRCPQTTTRPVPTTTPAPRCYPGSNDPRCPTTPRPPPTTQPPLRCYPGSTDLRCPQTTPRPVPTTTPAPRCFPGSTDPRCPTTPRPTLPPTQPPLRCYPGSNDLRCPQTTPRFVPTTRQPCYPGSPDPACPRPFVTTTPSSCYPGSPDPNCPQPYRPSSTNPPATYLPPFPAESGARSARHLSPETLNDINALADSTNTDVAAVGSVAVETEGASDSSSLASTTRAKRDTNLVNDLDGEPAKEIISITLNIKGYQFEQDS
- the LOC125763860 gene encoding proteoglycan 4 isoform X5, with the translated sequence MLVFRAVGLLLLFQTSCTVAQLFGDSQNALAPVSGRRNVLRQGDGAVSHDHTHIETIDVKCDQRNGMLVTVQFEDDFRGVIYSQGYHNDPKCRYVQANQGGKQFTFTVPYDRCGSKPSCAVCASVDNVLVIQTDEEVQEAWDTARRISCSQSEQQQNTIIFKPFVVDQLEVVNVPTSTGGVECWMDIQRGVYPSISPIPSIIKIGEALSVLVYLRDPKGEYDVSVKDCYAFDSPDYDAATTARLQLSDKNGCSRKKKLFGLWQKTTQTGSSGATLVVHNSIKAFKFPDRMQVFLKCDIEICRGGCGPQVCAEENLISTVETTTRRLTPTRGRPTPTTSLAPAVPTRGRRPPVTPAPPQPQYTVPVTQPPRRGTRPPRPVETTPPTASPRRTRPPNTRAPVVVQTTEFTCLPGSTDDRCNDVIVTQRPDCSSGSRDPRCRSRGTRPTQTTPPTTPAPLRCFPGSTDPRCPTTFRPSVRPTRPVPSPAAPRFSTTTEEDDDSVPNCLLRSNDPRCEEVSIFLPVIPGDQVTTKTPIVPTVPSVTPSTALNCFPGSNDPRCRTPVLRCPPGTSDPRCPGFVRPQEPKDTATYLPPVDKPNCYPGSADPRCPQTTAAPRCYPGSNDPRCPTTPRPTPTTQPPLRCYPGSTDPRCPQTTPRAIPTTTPAPVCYPGSNDPRCPKPTPTTQPPLRCYPGSTDPRCPQTTPRPVPTTTPALRCYPGSNDPRCPTTPRPPPTTQPPLRCYPGSTDLRCPQTTTRPAPTTTPAPVCYPGSTDPRCPQTTTRPVPTTTPAPRCYPGSNDPRCPTTPRPTPTTQPPLRCYPGSTDLRCPQTTPRPVPTTTPTPVCYPGSTDPRCPKPTPTTQPPLRCYPGSTDLRCPQTTTRPVPTTTPAPVCYPGSTDPRCPQTTTRPVPTTTPAPRCYPGSNDPRCPTTPRPTPTTQPPLRCYPGSTDLRCPQTTPRPVPTTTPAPVCYPGSTDPRCPKPTPTTQPPLRCYPGSTDLRCPQTTTRPAPTTTPAPRCYPGSNDPRCPTTPRPTPTTQPPLRCYPGSTDLRCPQTTTRPVPTTTPAPRCYPGSNDPRCPTTPRPPPTTQPPLRCYPGSTDLRCPQTTPRPVPTTTPAPRCFPGSTDPRCPTTPRPTLPPTQPPLRCYPGSNDLRCPQTTPRFVPTTRQPCYPGSPDPACPRPFVTTTPSSCYPGSPDPNCPQPYRPSSTNPPATYLPPFPAESGARSARHLSPETLNDINALADSTNTDVAAVGSVAVETEGASDSSSLASTTRAKRDTNLVNDLDGEPAKEIISITLNIKGYQFEQDS